TGGTAATAGATCTCCTCCCCCTTCGCGGTGACCTGATATCTGCGCGGGTAGCCCTCGAGGACTTCCACCCATCCCCTCACAACCATGAGCTCCAGGATCCGGCGCATCCTGTCCCGGCGCTGGTGGCTCCTCACTCCATACCTCATCAGCTGGTAGAGGGTGAAGGGCCCCTCATCCTTCCTAAGAACCATGTACTCCAGCAACTCCAGTGCAGTGCACTCGGCCGGGAGATACTTGGTCCTACCCCCTCCTTTCTTCAAGGGAATCCCCCGTCTATTTAGGGGACCCATACTTTTATACGTTTCGGTAATCCCTAATCGTAAGGATTTTCCTAACTTTTTTAAGGAGGGAGGAAGCAGTTGGAAAGGGAATGCCCGAGATAAGTCCCTTCGCGAGCGTGGGGGTCTCGAACGTCTTCTTCAAGATGGTGCTAGGGGAAAACACGCCCAAGGCGATAGCGGAGGCCCTGGGGACCAAGCCCTCCACCGTGGTGGAGCACCTGCGCAGGCTGCAGGAGATGGGAGTGGTGAGGCTAGGGAAGAAGGAGGGGAAGTACCAGCATTACGAAATCGACTGGGGGAAGCTCGCAAAATCCTTCCTCAGGCACTCCTACACCCTTTCCCTGCTGAGGGTGGGTGGAAAGAGCGAGGAGCTGAGGGAGATGGAGGGGGTGGCGGAGGAGCTGGGGAAGATGGAGGAGTTCAGGGAGCTCCTGCGCCTCTATTTCGTGGAACTCGCCAAAAACATGGAGGAAGGGAAGTATCCCAGGCGCACCATCTGGGGGGCCATCTACGGGTTCGAGGATTCGCTCGAGATCCTTCCCTCCCTGAAGGGAAGGCTGGGGGAGAAGGGGAGGAAGCTGACGAACCTGCTGGAGAGATGGGAGAGGAGCGCCAGGGAATTCAGATCCAGGGGACCCGCCTCGGCCTTCGAGAAGGCGATGCTCGAGCTCGGGAGGACTTGAGGGCGGGAAGGGCTGGGGCTAAAACTTCCGCCCTTCCTCCTACCAACTCATCCACCTCATCCCCCAACAAATATTCCCTTTCCCACAGGGCCTTCGCCACTTCTTCCAGCCTCCTCCTACCCAACCCCTTCAAGATCTGCCTGGTTTTGGTCAGGCAGGCCCTTCTGAACTCCTTCGCCTTGGCGTAAATCTCCTCCCTTTCCGACTCGGGGGTGGGCTTGAGGGCTCCGAAGGTCCCGCTCAAATCCTCCAGCGCCGGAATGTCATAGTTGGTGCATGTGTCCCTCTCCATGAAGTACTCGAGCGAGATTTCCGTGGCCTCTGCCGTGTCTTGGGGTTCGTCGAGCGTGGGGCTTCCCAACACCATCTCTTCAGCCGCCTTTCCGGCCAACAGGATGCAGACCCTCTTTTCGTACACCTCCGGACCATGGGGACCAGGACCCCAGCAGGGCAGGGTACAACCCTTCCTGTAGTTCCTGGCCGGTACCACCACCAACCTCACGCCTACACCCAGCACCTTGGACACAACGGCATGCCCGGTCTCGTGGACACAGGTTGCCCACCTCTCCTCCTCGTTCTTCCAGCTCCCCTCCGGTGCCCCCATCACCTCCCTAACGAGGGCGGAGATCAGGTGTTTGGTCCTCACCTCTTTCTCCCCGGCCAGCGTGGCCTGCAGATGGGCCTCCTCCACCATTTCCTCTATGGCCGAAGGTTTGAGTTCGGGGAGGGCATTGGCCAACCTTTCCAAGTCCACCCCAACGGTGGGTTTTTTGGAGAGGTAGTACTCGAGGATCTCCTTCCTCCCTTCCTCGTCAAGGGTGAATTCCACGATCCTGGAAAGCCTCCCGGCCCTCGTGAGGGCTTCGGGCAAAAGGGAAAGGGAGTTGGTGCAGGCCACCACGAAGACACCTTGGGGCCTCCCCTTGATCCCGTCCAGCTCGGAGAGAAGAGTCGTATAAACGGGAGAGGCCACGAGCATGCCCCTATCCTCCCTCGCCTTCTTGTCCAGGAGGGAGAGGAGCTCTTCGAAATGGAGGAGGATTATCCTTCCTTCCCTCTCGTGGTATTCCCTAGCTAGGGAAAAGAGCGAAACGATGTCCTCCGTGGTCCACTCGTCCCCACACCTGGGGAAGCGTGTTCCATCCACGAGCTTCGCCCCGCTCTCGGTGGCCAGGATCCTCGCTGAAAGGGTCTTTCCCATTCCAGGGGGGCCACTGAAGATCACCCCAACCGGAAGCCTGTATTCCCTTTCCCGGAGCTCTTTGTACCTGCGGAGAAGGGAGATGAGTTCTGAGAGCTCCCTGGACACATGGGGCATCCCCTTGAGCTGCTCCAGCCTGGCCGGATCGAAGTTTTCCCCCTCGAAGTACTCCCTCCTGCGCCTCTCGAGGGTCATCGGAGGAGGAGGGAAACACGAGGACTTTAAAGTTGGAGGAAAACTTTTCCGTCAAGATGGTGGGAAGACGTTTATCCCTCGAAGCCTGATATATCCACATGGTCCAAGGGGACACCAGGAGGGTCCCAGGCTGGGACAACGCCCCCGTCCCCATCTGCCACGGGGGGGACCTAAGGGCCCTCACGTTCTGCTGCCATCCCGATTATCCCCTGACCTTCTCAGCCATCTGCCTCAGGGAGAAGGCTCTGAAGGAGGCAGGGCTCCCCTCCGGGAAATACGTGGAGATCAAGGACTGGTTCTCCGAACAAGTGGGCTGGGATTCCCCGGACGTGTGCTTCGGCTCCCTCTCCTACTGCTGCATGAGGAGGAGGGGATGCCCCGGGGAAAGGGACCGCGTCCTCATGGAACTCTATGGCAGACCCTTCGAGAGGGCCCTGGAGGAGTACTTCCTGAGGAAAAGGATCTTGGCCGTACACCTCCTCCGAGAAGCCTCCAACCAGGGTGCCGTGGGGAGGCTTGTGGAAAGGGAGATCAGGGACCTCTCGCGGATTGAAAGAGGGGACCTGATTTCCCTCCTCCGCCTGAAACCCCCCTGACCCTCCGGGACAAAAGTTTTCATCCATCCTTTATTACCGGGCGCTAAGAGTCTGCTCGATGAAGGAAACCTTGGCCACCCTCCTCACCACCTCAACCCTGGCAGTGATCACCGCCATGTTCTGGCCCGAGTGCACACTCCTGTGGGCCATTCCTGCGGCGGTGATGCTGGGGATAGTGGCGGCCTCAAAGAAATCGGGAAAAAGATAAGCGGGAAAACCGGGCGAATCGGTCCTGACCGAAACCCGCCAGTTTGATCCAGACGCGATTCACGGTGACTCCTTTACCCGGTCCTGGGAAAGAGGGATGATGGAGCTCCTGAGGGAGTTCGACCCCTGGAGGGATCCCCTCTGTACCTGTCCACCCAAGCTCTCCCTCAATCCCTACACGGGCTGCTCCCACGCCTGTCTTTACTGCTACATCACCTCCTACATCCCGCGCGGGTTCGAGTGCCGGCCCAAGAAGGACCTCCTGCGCAGACTGGAGAGGGAGGTGGAAAAGCTGGAGGGAAGGCCCCTGATTTCCATGTGCAACAGCAGCGATCCCTACCCACCCATGGAGAGGGAACTCCTGCTCACCAGGGGGTGTCTGGAAAGGTTGGTGGGAAGGGCGAGGGTACTCCTCGTAACCAAGTCGGATCTGGTGGTAAGGGACTTGGATCTCCTCTCCCGCCTTCCCTGCGCCGTGAGCATGACCCTCACCACCCTCAGGCCCGGGCTTGCCCGCAGGCTGGAGCCGGGCGCCCCTCCCCCGGAGAGGAGGCTGAAAGCCCTGAGGGAGCTGTCCGATGCCGG
The nucleotide sequence above comes from Candidatus Hadarchaeales archaeon. Encoded proteins:
- a CDS encoding ArsR family transcriptional regulator; the encoded protein is MPEISPFASVGVSNVFFKMVLGENTPKAIAEALGTKPSTVVEHLRRLQEMGVVRLGKKEGKYQHYEIDWGKLAKSFLRHSYTLSLLRVGGKSEELREMEGVAEELGKMEEFRELLRLYFVELAKNMEEGKYPRRTIWGAIYGFEDSLEILPSLKGRLGEKGRKLTNLLERWERSAREFRSRGPASAFEKAMLELGRT
- a CDS encoding AAA family ATPase — protein: MTLERRRREYFEGENFDPARLEQLKGMPHVSRELSELISLLRRYKELREREYRLPVGVIFSGPPGMGKTLSARILATESGAKLVDGTRFPRCGDEWTTEDIVSLFSLAREYHEREGRIILLHFEELLSLLDKKAREDRGMLVASPVYTTLLSELDGIKGRPQGVFVVACTNSLSLLPEALTRAGRLSRIVEFTLDEEGRKEILEYYLSKKPTVGVDLERLANALPELKPSAIEEMVEEAHLQATLAGEKEVRTKHLISALVREVMGAPEGSWKNEEERWATCVHETGHAVVSKVLGVGVRLVVVPARNYRKGCTLPCWGPGPHGPEVYEKRVCILLAGKAAEEMVLGSPTLDEPQDTAEATEISLEYFMERDTCTNYDIPALEDLSGTFGALKPTPESEREEIYAKAKEFRRACLTKTRQILKGLGRRRLEEVAKALWEREYLLGDEVDELVGGRAEVLAPALPALKSSRARASPSRRPRRVPWI
- a CDS encoding radical SAM protein, giving the protein MELLREFDPWRDPLCTCPPKLSLNPYTGCSHACLYCYITSYIPRGFECRPKKDLLRRLEREVEKLEGRPLISMCNSSDPYPPMERELLLTRGCLERLVGRARVLLVTKSDLVVRDLDLLSRLPCAVSMTLTTLRPGLARRLEPGAPPPERRLKALRELSDAGVPVSVRLDPIIPGLNEAEIQTIVEAAASVGVKHVTSSTFKPRADSWERMRRGFPNLFPYLRELYSKGERRKRSLYLPSEMRRELMGRVREACLSLGLTFSTCREGFPELQTSESCDGSHLIK